A stretch of Pseudoclavibacter chungangensis DNA encodes these proteins:
- a CDS encoding DUF1345 domain-containing protein, giving the protein MRGTRSDGAARRRRRVAVWIEVVAELVMIGASCWYVIAGDLTALFAWEGVAVAYLLLVFGTAWSGERRPPATREEAGFVERWNWLLPLLSSVVGAYSAVVALGARADLARGVDSAVLAGAASLGVVLSWMLLQVGFAHVYEALAHRDGRTRAIDIPGTNAPSVLDHLYFSFVIGTSFATSDASIRGVRVRRTVLVQSVVCFFYNALVVAVAFQVLQQLVG; this is encoded by the coding sequence ATGCGTGGAACACGATCGGACGGCGCGGCTCGGCGCCGCCGCCGCGTCGCCGTCTGGATCGAGGTCGTCGCGGAACTCGTCATGATCGGTGCGAGCTGCTGGTACGTGATCGCGGGCGACCTGACGGCCCTGTTCGCGTGGGAGGGCGTCGCCGTCGCGTATCTCCTGCTCGTCTTCGGGACCGCCTGGTCGGGGGAGCGACGACCGCCCGCGACGCGCGAGGAGGCGGGTTTCGTGGAGCGCTGGAACTGGCTGCTCCCGCTGCTGTCGAGCGTCGTGGGAGCCTACTCGGCGGTCGTCGCGCTCGGTGCTCGCGCCGATCTCGCGCGCGGCGTCGACAGCGCCGTCCTCGCGGGAGCCGCCTCGCTCGGCGTCGTGCTGTCGTGGATGCTCCTGCAGGTCGGGTTCGCGCACGTGTACGAGGCGCTCGCGCATCGGGACGGGCGGACGCGGGCGATCGACATCCCCGGGACGAACGCCCCGTCGGTGCTCGATCACCTGTACTTCTCGTTCGTCATCGGCACGTCGTTCGCGACGAGCGATGCGTCGATCCGCGGCGTGCGCGTGCGGCGGACGGTGCTCGTCCAGAGCGTCGTGTGTTTCTTCTACAACGCGCTCGTCGTGGCCGTCGCCTTCCAGGTGCTGCAGCAGCTCGTCGGCTGA
- a CDS encoding MetQ/NlpA family ABC transporter substrate-binding protein has translation MKPRVLARIAAVAAAALVLAGCSADAGAGDSTVIKVAAATTPMTDIVRAAGEAIGDGYTIELVEVADYVQPNVMLEAGEIDANFIQHVPFMEEFNTANGASLVGVQPVYLTMVSFYSKTLTSIDQLPQNGTVTLPQDRPNTGRALEMLKEAGIISLDPAVEKYQATLDDVTDNPRNLQFNQVELLQLNAAYEESDAVFNLPAFARQIGLDPFAEGLTLEEDPQFAVTLVTRADNQDSPEVAALKTAFTSEQVKAVVEEFGMHTAF, from the coding sequence ATGAAACCCCGCGTCCTCGCCCGTATCGCCGCCGTCGCGGCCGCCGCACTCGTCCTCGCCGGATGCTCCGCCGATGCCGGTGCGGGCGATTCGACCGTGATCAAGGTCGCCGCCGCGACGACCCCGATGACCGACATCGTGCGTGCCGCGGGTGAGGCCATCGGCGACGGCTACACGATCGAGCTCGTCGAGGTGGCCGACTACGTGCAGCCGAACGTGATGCTCGAGGCCGGCGAGATCGACGCGAACTTCATCCAGCACGTGCCGTTCATGGAGGAGTTCAACACCGCGAACGGCGCCTCGCTCGTGGGGGTGCAGCCCGTGTACCTCACGATGGTGTCGTTCTACTCGAAGACCCTCACGTCGATCGATCAGCTGCCGCAGAACGGCACCGTCACCCTCCCGCAGGACCGCCCGAACACGGGCCGCGCGCTCGAGATGCTGAAGGAGGCGGGCATCATCTCGCTCGACCCTGCCGTCGAGAAGTATCAGGCGACGCTCGACGACGTCACCGACAACCCGCGCAACCTGCAGTTCAACCAGGTCGAGCTGTTGCAGCTCAACGCGGCCTACGAGGAGTCGGATGCGGTGTTCAACCTTCCGGCGTTCGCGCGCCAGATCGGGCTCGACCCGTTCGCCGAGGGGCTCACGCTCGAGGAGGACCCGCAGTTCGCGGTGACGCTCGTGACGCGCGCCGACAACCAGGACTCACCGGAGGTCGCGGCGCTCAAGACGGCGTTCACGAGCGAGCAGGTCAAGGCCGTCGTCGAGGAGTTCGGCATGCACACGGCGTTCTGA
- a CDS encoding methionine ABC transporter permease — MNEIIEIFTRDGDKIVKALGETGFMVGAAILAAVLLGLPLGTLIYLSRPGGPAQRRGLWVLADGYVTVVRSFPFLLFIVFLIPVTRLVFGTTFGTVAASFPLCFVAVAIYARLVEQILLEVPSGITQAAASMGATTPQLVFRFLFVEARSGLVYALTSATITFISYSTVLGVVGGGGVGDFAMRYGYQEYDFALMYITIALIIAIVLVLQFGGRRVSRALDKR; from the coding sequence GTGAACGAGATCATCGAGATCTTCACCCGGGACGGCGACAAGATCGTCAAGGCGCTCGGGGAGACCGGCTTCATGGTGGGCGCGGCGATCCTCGCCGCGGTGCTGCTCGGACTGCCGCTCGGCACGCTCATCTACCTGTCCCGCCCCGGCGGGCCGGCTCAGCGTCGCGGCCTTTGGGTGCTCGCCGACGGGTACGTGACGGTCGTCCGGTCGTTCCCGTTCCTGCTGTTCATCGTCTTCCTCATCCCGGTCACGAGGCTCGTGTTCGGGACGACGTTCGGGACGGTCGCCGCCTCGTTCCCGCTGTGTTTCGTCGCGGTCGCGATCTACGCGCGACTCGTCGAACAGATCCTGCTGGAGGTGCCGAGCGGCATCACGCAGGCGGCCGCCTCGATGGGAGCGACGACACCGCAGCTCGTGTTCAGGTTCCTGTTCGTCGAGGCACGGTCCGGCCTCGTCTACGCGCTCACGAGCGCCACGATCACCTTCATCTCCTACTCGACGGTGCTCGGCGTCGTCGGCGGCGGTGGTGTCGGCGACTTCGCGATGCGCTACGGCTACCAGGAGTACGACTTCGCGCTCATGTACATCACGATCGCGCTCATCATCGCGATCGTCCTCGTGCTGCAGTTCGGCGGCCGGCGCGTCTCGCGCGCCCTCGACAAACGTTGA
- a CDS encoding methionine ABC transporter ATP-binding protein, with translation MTLTIDEREMFGILGESGAGKSTLLRLLGGLEHPSEGTVHIDGVDLASLDRRAMNRMRHRIGTVFQGFNLLGNRTVRQNIELPLRIQHRRDPEFVTSLLEFVSLADRSGHYPAQLSGGEKQRIAIARALATRPNVLLCDEPTSALDTNTTADILRLLQNARDEFGTTVVIVTHELDVVKTVCARAAVFERGRLQEILTVRASDRAESTSYLEHARAVLDS, from the coding sequence GTGACCCTCACGATCGACGAACGCGAGATGTTCGGCATCCTCGGCGAGAGCGGTGCGGGCAAGTCGACGCTGCTGCGCCTGCTCGGCGGCCTCGAGCACCCGAGCGAGGGCACCGTGCACATCGACGGTGTCGACCTCGCCTCGCTCGACCGCCGCGCCATGAACCGCATGCGTCACCGCATCGGCACGGTCTTCCAGGGCTTCAATCTGCTCGGCAACCGCACTGTGCGCCAGAACATCGAACTGCCGCTGCGCATCCAGCACCGACGGGACCCCGAGTTCGTCACCTCGCTGCTCGAGTTCGTGTCGCTCGCCGACCGCTCGGGGCACTATCCCGCGCAGCTCTCGGGCGGTGAGAAGCAGCGCATCGCGATCGCGCGCGCGCTCGCCACACGCCCCAACGTCCTCCTCTGCGACGAGCCCACGAGCGCGCTCGACACGAACACGACCGCCGACATCCTGCGGTTGCTGCAGAACGCGCGGGACGAGTTCGGGACGACCGTCGTCATCGTCACGCACGAGCTCGATGTCGTGAAGACGGTCTGCGCACGAGCGGCCGTGTTCGAGCGGGGACGCCTGCAGGAGATCCTCACGGTTCGTGCGAGCGATCGCGCCGAGAGTACGAGCTACCTCGAGCACGCACGGGCGGTGCTCGATTCGTGA
- a CDS encoding OsmC family protein, producing MTDSTEALYTATAVNRTGATGESAVVDGLRVAVRSPLAPPDPGGTASVRVAARDDRASEDATNPEELLALAWATCLGASARVVAGDDREVGVRVVVELHRASPGPGYEFRPRAFIAFADTSDDEAAALAVAAHERCPVSKLLSGRSEAIVVAEPYGVHERD from the coding sequence ATGACCGACTCGACGGAAGCGCTGTACACCGCGACGGCCGTGAACCGAACCGGCGCGACGGGTGAGAGCGCCGTCGTCGACGGTCTGCGGGTCGCGGTGCGTTCGCCGCTCGCTCCACCGGACCCGGGTGGCACCGCATCCGTGCGCGTGGCCGCACGAGACGATCGAGCGTCGGAGGACGCGACCAATCCGGAGGAGCTGCTCGCACTCGCGTGGGCGACGTGCCTGGGCGCGAGCGCCCGGGTCGTCGCTGGCGACGACCGGGAGGTCGGCGTCCGCGTCGTCGTCGAACTGCATCGGGCGTCGCCCGGGCCCGGCTACGAATTCCGGCCGCGCGCGTTCATCGCCTTCGCCGACACGAGTGATGACGAGGCCGCCGCGCTCGCGGTCGCCGCGCACGAGCGCTGCCCCGTCTCGAAGCTCCTGTCCGGCCGGAGCGAGGCGATCGTCGTGGCCGAGCCGTACGGCGTGCACGAACGGGACTGA
- a CDS encoding MFS transporter has protein sequence MDEVIIRNKNDIIRYIDANPRTTKRIGILFAIAMTSVFADAYDFSSISIGLSSMTAELQLTPTQVGFATSAMAVGALLSSLLGGVIADRTGRYRLFVICGVLLVIAPLGIAFAQNFAVLLAFRFILGVAVGLDFPVAFSFMAELLSSETKAKWINLWQPVSSLATITGVAIALPFALQHLTEHLWRFTVGFGAVAALVALVLRLFYSEESPMWAARHQRLDKAVAVLEKAYDVKVRIEPDDAPEEPVVTTDAPGVKTLFARRFRPRTWLVSITAFTQSLQYYAVGFYIPLIAGYVFGADLVSTIVATVCAQLCALAAGMIQSALTTRLGIIRLGKIGYGIVLVALVLLGIFGVHNDKSISLLPIVLVAIMMFGHHFGPGPLSKTLAPISYPTEIRGIGSGWAETLVRVGSICGLMAFPIALATFGVSTTMFLVAVFPAIALVALFVIKWDPQRDAVDLPDDAVADQAPAPAV, from the coding sequence ATGGATGAAGTGATCATCCGGAACAAGAACGACATCATCCGGTACATCGACGCGAACCCCCGAACGACGAAACGCATCGGGATCCTGTTCGCGATCGCCATGACGTCGGTGTTCGCCGACGCCTACGACTTCTCGAGCATCAGCATCGGGCTCAGCTCGATGACCGCCGAGTTGCAACTCACCCCGACCCAAGTGGGATTCGCCACCTCCGCCATGGCGGTCGGCGCCCTGCTGAGCTCACTCCTCGGCGGCGTCATCGCCGACCGGACGGGCCGCTATCGCCTGTTCGTCATCTGCGGCGTGCTGCTCGTGATCGCGCCGCTCGGCATCGCGTTCGCGCAGAACTTCGCGGTCCTGCTCGCCTTCCGATTCATCCTCGGCGTCGCGGTAGGGCTCGACTTCCCCGTCGCGTTCAGCTTCATGGCCGAGCTCCTGAGTTCCGAGACCAAGGCGAAGTGGATCAACCTCTGGCAGCCCGTCTCGTCGCTCGCCACGATCACGGGTGTCGCGATCGCCCTACCGTTCGCGCTCCAGCACCTCACCGAGCACCTGTGGCGCTTCACCGTCGGCTTCGGTGCCGTCGCCGCCCTCGTCGCGCTCGTCCTGCGGCTCTTCTACTCGGAGGAGAGCCCCATGTGGGCGGCCCGTCATCAGCGTCTCGACAAGGCGGTCGCCGTGCTCGAGAAGGCGTACGACGTCAAGGTCCGCATCGAGCCGGACGACGCGCCCGAGGAGCCCGTCGTCACGACGGACGCCCCCGGTGTGAAGACCCTGTTCGCGCGCCGGTTCCGTCCGCGCACGTGGCTCGTGTCGATCACGGCGTTCACGCAGTCGCTGCAGTACTACGCCGTCGGGTTCTACATCCCGCTCATCGCGGGCTACGTGTTCGGCGCGGACCTCGTCTCGACGATCGTCGCGACCGTGTGTGCCCAACTCTGCGCACTCGCCGCGGGCATGATCCAGTCGGCGCTCACGACGCGGCTCGGCATCATCCGCCTCGGCAAGATCGGTTACGGGATCGTGCTCGTCGCACTCGTCCTGCTCGGCATCTTCGGCGTGCACAACGACAAGTCGATCTCGCTGCTGCCCATCGTGCTCGTCGCGATCATGATGTTCGGCCACCACTTCGGCCCCGGTCCGCTCAGCAAGACCCTCGCCCCGATCTCCTACCCGACCGAGATCCGTGGCATCGGCTCGGGCTGGGCCGAGACGCTCGTCCGGGTCGGCTCGATCTGCGGCCTCATGGCCTTCCCGATCGCGCTCGCGACGTTCGGGGTGTCGACGACCATGTTCCTCGTGGCCGTGTTCCCCGCGATCGCACTCGTTGCGCTGTTCGTCATCAAGTGGGATCCGCAGCGCGACGCGGTGGACCTGCCGGACGACGCCGTGGCCGACCAGGCGCCCGCACCGGCCGTCTGA
- a CDS encoding FAD-dependent oxidoreductase, which translates to MLHQELEFDVVVVGGGLAGFSAAVAAARHGARTCLVQDRPVLGGNSSSEIRVTPHGAAAFHAYARESGIIAEALIEERRTNHEVITENGWTNSVWDLTLYDMAVRTAGLDLRLNTSVEGLETRPDGSIASVTARVANAETLLTLRAATFIDATGDGSVADLAGNAWRSGTESRAEFGEPHAPDEPTDGVMGSSLHFKTVDTGRPVEFHAPDWAVHYDDDRFFYEGGRVPKTLRSGYWWIEIGPPFDTIHDNERIRHELTRHVLGIWDYLKNRDERWREEASTLALDWIGQVPGKRESRRVEGRHLLTENELIDREVFPDEIAFGGWYVDLHTLGGLLADTSEPLNARELDPTSEYGASTNVGPFGLPLRILLARDVPNLMLAGRNVSATHAAMGSIRVMSTGAVLGQAAGTAAAVAVEAGTAAADVPIERVQQALLRDGCFLPNTPADDPLDLAPAATVRASSTELLHEASPESHARLGGLGQWTDHPVFPNRGVLEHRTAQWIALGPDRDLRRIELLLAADDAPRRVRATLHAVDDIWDYRAEAGEPIATTELEVTSSEPTWVSWDLDGIDRSRLPAGGYVRVSLDATPGITWQIAGTVQPGNLAAYEAMPGRYRRFGGGTTLSFRVEPAQACYGPENITSGVTRPHRSPNVWRSEPGATGSPWIELSWPEERSIRQVQITFAGNLLREYHAYPPGYRDPQTANEYVLEAREDDVWRPVAEVSGNATTRVVHTFPEAIRTSALRLTVLATNGDPSAAVSEIRCYEGTPCTEPAFPEQLAAGTSTH; encoded by the coding sequence GTGCTGCATCAAGAACTCGAGTTCGACGTCGTCGTCGTCGGAGGTGGCCTCGCCGGCTTCTCCGCCGCCGTCGCCGCCGCCAGACACGGCGCTCGGACCTGCCTCGTGCAGGACCGCCCCGTCCTCGGCGGCAACTCGTCCTCGGAGATCCGGGTCACCCCCCACGGCGCCGCCGCCTTCCACGCCTACGCCAGGGAGTCGGGCATCATCGCCGAGGCCCTCATCGAGGAGCGCCGGACCAACCACGAGGTCATCACCGAGAACGGGTGGACGAACAGCGTGTGGGACCTCACGCTCTACGACATGGCCGTGCGCACGGCGGGCCTCGACCTCCGTCTCAACACCTCGGTCGAGGGGCTCGAGACGCGTCCCGACGGCAGCATTGCCTCCGTCACCGCTCGCGTCGCGAACGCCGAGACGCTCCTGACACTCCGTGCCGCGACGTTCATCGACGCGACGGGCGACGGATCGGTCGCCGACCTCGCGGGCAACGCGTGGCGGAGCGGGACCGAGAGCCGCGCGGAGTTCGGTGAGCCGCACGCGCCCGACGAGCCCACCGACGGCGTCATGGGCTCGTCCCTCCACTTCAAGACCGTCGACACGGGACGTCCCGTCGAATTCCACGCCCCCGACTGGGCCGTGCACTACGACGACGACCGCTTCTTCTACGAGGGCGGCCGCGTGCCGAAGACCCTCCGCAGCGGCTACTGGTGGATCGAGATCGGCCCGCCGTTCGACACGATCCACGACAACGAGCGCATCCGTCACGAGCTCACGCGCCACGTGCTCGGCATCTGGGACTACCTCAAGAACCGCGACGAGCGCTGGCGCGAGGAGGCCTCGACCCTCGCACTCGACTGGATCGGCCAGGTTCCCGGCAAGCGCGAGAGCCGCCGCGTCGAAGGACGACACCTGCTCACCGAGAACGAGCTCATCGACCGCGAGGTGTTCCCCGACGAGATCGCGTTCGGCGGCTGGTACGTCGACCTCCACACGCTCGGTGGCCTCCTCGCCGACACGAGCGAACCGCTCAACGCGCGCGAGCTCGACCCGACCTCCGAGTACGGCGCCTCGACGAACGTCGGCCCGTTCGGTCTTCCCCTCCGCATCCTCCTCGCACGCGACGTCCCGAACCTCATGCTCGCGGGCCGGAACGTGAGCGCGACGCACGCAGCGATGGGCTCGATCCGCGTCATGAGCACGGGCGCGGTCCTCGGCCAGGCGGCAGGCACCGCCGCGGCCGTCGCGGTCGAGGCCGGCACTGCCGCGGCGGACGTCCCGATCGAGCGCGTCCAGCAGGCACTGCTGCGCGACGGTTGCTTCCTGCCGAACACCCCGGCCGATGACCCGCTCGATCTCGCGCCCGCCGCGACCGTCCGCGCGAGCTCGACGGAACTGCTGCACGAGGCCTCCCCCGAGTCCCACGCCCGCCTCGGCGGTCTCGGACAGTGGACCGACCACCCCGTGTTCCCGAACCGCGGCGTGCTCGAGCACCGCACGGCGCAGTGGATCGCCCTCGGACCGGACCGCGATCTGCGCCGCATCGAGCTGCTGCTCGCGGCCGACGACGCCCCGCGCCGCGTGCGCGCGACGCTCCACGCCGTCGACGACATCTGGGACTACCGCGCCGAGGCGGGCGAGCCGATCGCGACGACCGAACTCGAGGTCACGTCGAGCGAGCCCACGTGGGTGAGCTGGGACCTCGACGGCATCGACCGCTCGCGACTGCCCGCCGGCGGATACGTGCGCGTCTCGCTCGACGCGACGCCGGGCATCACGTGGCAGATCGCGGGCACCGTGCAGCCGGGCAACCTCGCGGCCTACGAGGCCATGCCGGGCCGCTACCGCCGCTTCGGCGGCGGCACGACGCTGAGCTTCCGCGTCGAGCCCGCCCAGGCGTGCTACGGCCCGGAGAACATCACGAGCGGCGTCACGCGGCCGCATCGATCGCCCAATGTGTGGCGCTCGGAACCCGGCGCGACGGGATCCCCGTGGATCGAACTGTCGTGGCCGGAGGAGCGGTCGATCCGCCAGGTGCAGATCACGTTCGCCGGCAACCTGCTGCGCGAGTACCACGCCTACCCGCCCGGGTACCGCGACCCCCAGACCGCGAACGAGTACGTCCTCGAGGCCCGCGAGGACGATGTCTGGCGCCCGGTGGCCGAGGTGTCCGGGAACGCGACGACGCGTGTCGTCCACACGTTCCCGGAGGCGATCCGCACGAGCGCACTGCGCCTCACGGTGCTCGCGACGAACGGCGACCCATCGGCCGCCGTGAGCGAGATCCGCTGCTACGAAGGAACACCGTGCACCGAACCGGCGTTCCCCGAGCAGCTCGCCGCGGGGACGTCCACCCACTGA
- a CDS encoding LacI family DNA-binding transcriptional regulator, whose protein sequence is MAQEGADRGRRPTLVDVARLAGVSTALASLALRGVAGPSEQSRERVLRAAEELRYRSNAAASLLARRRSELVGVTCYLDRGFDADVVERLYVEAAERGLDVLLSAVTPSRTARQAIRTLADNRCEAIVCVGSGVVPDDLADLSERVPIVIVGAATTAPHVDVVRTPGDAGTALAVRHLVGLGHTDIAHIAGGTGMSADERRSGYETAMREAGLADRIRVVEGGPGEADGVRAAERLLDGAPPTAVIAYNDAAAVGVLAAARAAGLRVPTDLSVVGYDGSRIAALSYVDLTTVAQDIPGLAAEAVRLADAPHADPAEVPHDVVLAPILIERSSTGPAPR, encoded by the coding sequence ATGGCGCAGGAGGGAGCCGACCGGGGGCGCAGGCCAACGCTCGTCGACGTCGCACGACTCGCCGGCGTCTCGACCGCCCTCGCATCGCTCGCACTCCGCGGTGTCGCCGGGCCCAGCGAGCAGAGCCGCGAGCGAGTGCTCCGGGCGGCCGAGGAACTCCGCTACCGCAGCAACGCGGCGGCGAGCCTGCTCGCGCGGCGCCGCTCCGAGCTCGTCGGCGTCACGTGCTATCTCGACCGCGGGTTCGACGCCGACGTCGTCGAGCGGCTCTACGTCGAGGCCGCCGAGCGCGGACTCGACGTCCTCCTGAGCGCGGTCACACCCTCCCGCACGGCCCGACAGGCGATCCGCACCCTCGCCGACAACCGGTGCGAGGCCATCGTGTGCGTCGGCTCCGGTGTCGTCCCCGACGACCTCGCCGACCTCAGCGAGCGCGTACCGATCGTCATCGTCGGTGCCGCGACGACCGCACCGCACGTCGACGTCGTCCGGACGCCCGGTGACGCCGGCACCGCGCTCGCGGTCCGCCACCTCGTCGGGCTCGGGCACACCGACATCGCGCACATCGCGGGCGGGACCGGCATGAGCGCCGACGAACGACGCAGCGGGTACGAGACGGCGATGCGCGAGGCCGGCCTCGCCGATCGCATCCGCGTCGTGGAGGGCGGTCCCGGTGAGGCCGACGGCGTGCGGGCGGCCGAACGGCTGCTGGACGGCGCCCCGCCCACGGCCGTCATCGCGTACAACGACGCCGCGGCGGTGGGCGTCCTCGCCGCCGCCCGCGCCGCGGGGCTGCGCGTCCCGACCGATCTCTCCGTCGTCGGCTACGACGGGAGCCGGATCGCGGCGCTCAGCTACGTCGACCTCACGACGGTCGCCCAGGACATCCCCGGCCTCGCAGCCGAGGCCGTCCGGCTCGCGGATGCGCCACACGCCGACCCGGCGGAGGTGCCGCACGATGTCGTGCTCGCGCCGATCCTCATCGAGCGATCGTCGACGGGCCCCGCACCACGCTGA
- a CDS encoding DUF808 domain-containing protein: protein MSVGLLAVVDDILTAALKASAKSAGVVIDDAAVTPQYVQGITPARELPVVWRIARGSFFNKFVIIIPIALLLTQFAPWVLPWLLIVGGGFLCFEGAEKVTEWFGATHGHDDEGPRDEKKLVSGAIRTDLILSTEIMLISLSNLDPELSFWMRVGALVVIGIMMTVLVYGAVALLVKLDDIGLHMATSSRRSRRHLGVRIVRSMPAVFRVISIVGTVAMLWVGGHLVIANVGEVGWHLPIDALHAVEHALEPLGPVITWIGDTIVSAIVGLVVGLAIVGVVLLVRRIIARAKGTAPAEH from the coding sequence GTGTCCGTTGGCCTGCTCGCCGTCGTGGACGACATCCTCACCGCCGCCCTCAAGGCGTCGGCGAAGTCGGCGGGTGTCGTGATCGACGACGCCGCGGTGACGCCCCAGTACGTCCAGGGCATCACGCCGGCCCGCGAACTGCCGGTCGTGTGGCGCATCGCACGCGGCAGCTTCTTCAACAAGTTCGTCATCATCATCCCCATCGCGCTGCTGCTCACGCAGTTCGCCCCCTGGGTGCTGCCGTGGCTCCTGATCGTCGGCGGCGGCTTCCTGTGCTTCGAGGGTGCGGAGAAGGTCACCGAGTGGTTCGGTGCCACGCACGGCCACGACGACGAGGGGCCGCGCGACGAGAAGAAGCTCGTCTCGGGCGCGATCCGCACCGACCTCATCCTCTCGACAGAGATCATGCTCATCTCGCTCTCGAACCTCGACCCGGAACTCTCGTTCTGGATGCGCGTCGGCGCGCTCGTCGTCATCGGCATCATGATGACCGTGCTCGTGTACGGCGCCGTCGCACTGCTCGTGAAGCTCGACGACATCGGACTCCACATGGCGACGAGCTCGCGCCGCAGCCGCCGTCACCTGGGCGTGCGGATCGTGCGTTCGATGCCCGCCGTGTTCCGCGTCATCAGCATCGTGGGCACCGTCGCCATGCTCTGGGTCGGTGGCCACCTCGTGATCGCGAACGTCGGAGAGGTCGGCTGGCACCTGCCGATCGACGCACTGCACGCCGTCGAGCACGCGCTCGAGCCGCTCGGCCCAGTCATCACCTGGATCGGCGACACGATCGTCTCGGCGATCGTCGGGCTCGTCGTCGGACTCGCGATCGTCGGCGTCGTCCTGCTCGTCCGTCGCATCATCGCGCGCGCGAAGGGGACGGCACCGGCCGAACACTGA
- a CDS encoding glycoside hydrolase family 3 N-terminal domain-containing protein, which translates to MFAASRDPHGRRRRRLVASVLVGAFLLALPACTAQTPPSGGIASPEARPTPDALEVAREAVAAMSVRDRIASLLVFHLPGTDPQALGAFVDEVRPGGLIFMGDNIGDSPDAVAALAGAVQDPSLPLLLAVDQEGGDVNRLPGDSWPAGEQLHGLDGTVVGNAFAARADLVVRCGLNTNFGIVADVTADPASFIFSRSLGTTPDESSAHVTAAVEAESAASVLSTLKHFPGHGAAPGDSHSSVPHTDMSLDTWRTTDALPFAAGVDAGAPMVMFGHLVYSSVDDVPATMSTRWHEILRDDLGFDGIMISDDMVMLENSGDPAYANRLDNAIRTLDAGMTMLLYVADGQQPVDPGELIDGLEAAVSDGRIAPETIDAAATIVMAQRLALAADA; encoded by the coding sequence GTGTTCGCGGCATCCCGAGATCCCCACGGTCGGCGCCGGCGACGACTCGTCGCGTCGGTGCTCGTCGGCGCGTTCCTGCTCGCACTCCCCGCGTGTACCGCGCAGACGCCACCAAGCGGTGGCATCGCGTCACCCGAAGCGCGTCCCACGCCGGATGCACTCGAGGTGGCCCGTGAGGCGGTCGCCGCGATGAGTGTGCGCGATCGCATCGCCTCCCTCCTCGTGTTCCACCTGCCCGGGACGGACCCGCAGGCGCTCGGCGCGTTCGTCGACGAGGTCCGACCCGGTGGCCTCATCTTCATGGGCGACAACATCGGAGACTCACCCGACGCGGTCGCGGCCCTCGCGGGCGCCGTGCAGGATCCGTCGCTCCCCCTCCTCCTCGCCGTCGACCAGGAGGGGGGCGACGTGAACCGCCTGCCCGGGGACTCGTGGCCGGCGGGCGAACAGTTGCACGGACTCGACGGGACGGTAGTCGGCAACGCGTTCGCCGCGCGCGCGGACCTCGTGGTGCGTTGCGGACTGAACACGAACTTCGGGATCGTGGCGGACGTGACCGCGGACCCCGCGTCGTTCATCTTCTCCCGTTCGCTCGGGACGACACCCGACGAGTCCTCTGCACACGTCACGGCGGCCGTCGAGGCCGAATCGGCGGCGTCCGTGCTCTCGACGCTCAAGCACTTCCCGGGCCACGGCGCCGCGCCGGGCGACTCGCACTCGAGCGTGCCGCACACCGACATGTCCCTCGACACGTGGCGCACGACCGACGCGCTGCCGTTCGCGGCCGGCGTCGACGCGGGCGCGCCGATGGTCATGTTCGGCCATCTCGTCTACTCGTCCGTCGACGACGTCCCGGCGACGATGTCGACGCGATGGCACGAGATCCTGCGTGACGATCTCGGCTTCGACGGCATCATGATCTCGGACGACATGGTCATGCTCGAGAACTCCGGGGATCCCGCCTACGCGAACCGACTCGACAACGCGATCCGCACGCTCGACGCGGGCATGACGATGCTCCTCTACGTCGCCGACGGGCAGCAGCCCGTCGATCCCGGCGAACTCATCGACGGGCTCGAGGCCGCCGTGTCGGACGGGCGCATCGCCCCCGAGACGATCGACGCCGCGGCGACGATCGTGATGGCACAGCGCCTCGCGCTCGCGGCGGACGCCTGA